Proteins from a single region of Campylobacter sputorum:
- a CDS encoding FKBP-type peptidyl-prolyl cis-trans isomerase: MQNKVISMFYELKDANTKDILESNFNHQEISFLTGRGHIIEALEKEVCKMDIGEEKLINIKAVDAAGEYDDKALQEIDKEQFAGIDLHEGMELFGEGEDGTTARVIVKNIGEKTVIVDFNHPYAGKDLEFNVKITDIRDATEDEILTGNVANAHVCSCGGHSHEKDHKCCGGGHHHEHECCGGHHHEKDHECCGGHKHDK; encoded by the coding sequence ATGCAAAACAAAGTAATATCAATGTTTTATGAATTAAAAGATGCAAATACAAAAGATATTTTAGAATCCAATTTTAATCATCAAGAGATATCATTTCTTACAGGCAGAGGTCATATTATAGAGGCTTTAGAAAAAGAAGTTTGTAAAATGGATATAGGCGAAGAAAAGCTTATAAACATAAAAGCAGTTGACGCAGCTGGGGAATATGATGATAAAGCGCTTCAAGAGATAGATAAAGAGCAATTTGCTGGTATAGATTTACATGAAGGCATGGAGCTTTTTGGAGAGGGAGAAGATGGGACAACTGCTAGAGTTATTGTAAAAAATATAGGCGAAAAAACAGTGATAGTTGATTTTAATCATCCATACGCTGGCAAGGATTTAGAATTTAATGTAAAAATTACTGATATTAGAGATGCTACAGAGGATGAAATTTTAACAGGTAATGTTGCTAATGCCCATGTTTGTTCTTGTGGTGGACATAGCCATGAAAAAGATCACAAATGTTGTGGCGGCGGACATCATCATGAGCACGAATGCTGCGGTGGTCACCATCATGAAAAAGATCATGAGTGCTGCGGCGGACATAAACACGATAAATAA
- a CDS encoding RDD family protein translates to MPKTKVIVASPIDRIKAFFIDMFLISMPILYITAYIFLDGKDSFRQNQLAISIDWAIYGIIISIFFAKSAQSPGYRAQNIYLIDTISGKKVSFLKSIFRYICFLISGMSIIGLLICFFRKDKLCLHDLLSKSIVVTKKS, encoded by the coding sequence GTGCCTAAAACAAAAGTTATTGTAGCAAGCCCAATAGATAGGATAAAAGCATTTTTTATAGATATGTTTTTGATATCAATGCCGATTTTATACATAACTGCTTATATTTTTTTAGATGGAAAAGACTCTTTTAGACAAAATCAACTTGCCATATCAATTGATTGGGCCATATATGGTATCATAATATCTATTTTTTTTGCAAAATCAGCTCAATCTCCTGGATATAGAGCACAAAATATCTATCTTATAGATACAATCAGTGGAAAAAAGGTATCTTTTTTAAAATCCATTTTTAGATATATTTGTTTTTTAATATCAGGAATGAGTATTATTGGGCTTTTAATATGCTTTTTTAGAAAAGATAAACTATGTCTGCACGACTTACTAAGCAAAAGTATAGTTGTTACAAAAAAATCATAA
- the trxB gene encoding thioredoxin-disulfide reductase, whose translation MLDLAIIGGGPAGLSAGLYATRGGLKNVVMFDKGMPGGQITSSSELENYPGVAQVQNGMDFMAPWIEQSKRFGLKHEMALVERVIKNNDKTFSVILEGNKEVKAKTVIVCTGAVPKKVGCKGEDEFFGKGVSTCATCDGFFYKNKEVVVVGGGDTALEEALYLANICSKVYLVHRRDAFRAAPVTVQKVKKNQKIELVLNGVVDEIKGDKSGVTDVIVKFNDGKTRDIKVPGIFTFVGLNVNNDVLKQTDGSYLCDISKNNEVIVDLKMKTSVEGLFAAGDIRIDAPRQVVCAASDGAIAGLGAISYIEMLH comes from the coding sequence ATGCTTGATTTAGCAATTATTGGCGGAGGACCAGCTGGGCTTAGTGCAGGACTCTATGCAACTCGAGGTGGGCTAAAAAATGTTGTTATGTTTGACAAAGGAATGCCTGGAGGTCAGATAACATCCAGTTCTGAGCTAGAGAATTATCCAGGAGTCGCACAAGTTCAAAATGGAATGGACTTTATGGCACCTTGGATAGAACAATCTAAGCGTTTTGGATTAAAACATGAAATGGCTTTAGTTGAAAGAGTGATTAAAAATAATGATAAAACATTTAGCGTTATTTTAGAAGGTAATAAAGAAGTAAAAGCTAAAACAGTGATCGTTTGTACTGGTGCTGTTCCTAAAAAAGTTGGTTGTAAGGGCGAAGATGAGTTTTTTGGAAAAGGTGTAAGCACATGTGCAACTTGCGATGGTTTTTTTTATAAAAATAAAGAAGTTGTTGTAGTTGGTGGCGGAGATACGGCATTAGAAGAAGCACTTTACTTAGCAAATATATGCTCAAAAGTTTATCTAGTTCATAGAAGAGATGCTTTTAGAGCCGCACCAGTTACTGTTCAAAAAGTAAAGAAAAATCAAAAGATAGAGTTGGTTTTAAATGGCGTTGTTGATGAGATAAAAGGCGATAAAAGCGGTGTTACAGATGTCATTGTTAAATTTAATGATGGAAAAACTAGAGATATAAAAGTTCCTGGTATTTTTACCTTTGTTGGGCTTAATGTAAATAATGATGTTTTAAAGCAAACTGATGGATCTTATCTATGTGATATAAGTAAAAATAACGAAGTTATAGTAGATTTGAAAATGAAAACATCTGTTGAAGGTCTGTTTGCTGCCGGTGATATCAGAATAGATGCTCCTCGTCAAGTTGTATGTGCTGCAAGTGATGGTGCTATAGCTGGACTTGGTGCAATTTCATATATAGAAATGCTTCATTAA
- a CDS encoding homoserine dehydrogenase, giving the protein MNIAILGVGTVGCEVANTLIKNKQVISARAGVEITPVIGVVKNLDKKRNVNIPLSDDLNAVVARDDIDVFVELMGGIDEPYNIISKILKNKKPVVTANKAMLAYHRYKLQNLAGDTHFGYEASVAGGIPIIKVLREGLSANHIQKIVGIMNGTSNYILTNMMQKSVHFDQILKKAQELGYAEADPTFDIGGFDAAHKLLILASIAYGVHGDPEDILIEGIENITLDDIYFANEFEFVIKLICVAKRNGYNVELRVHPALIDKNNMIAKVDGVMNGVSVFGDVVGETMYYGPGAGGKATASAVISDLIDIATNSSRPMLGYKKSLEGVNLKLIDSNDIRTKYYFRLKVEDNIGVLAKITNIMSQNNLSIDTFLQKPKKEDEDVATLFFITHTSLERDVKKVFSILEKENYIKAKPFMIRIES; this is encoded by the coding sequence ATGAATATAGCAATACTTGGTGTTGGAACGGTTGGCTGTGAGGTTGCCAATACTCTTATAAAAAATAAGCAAGTTATATCTGCTAGAGCAGGAGTTGAAATCACTCCTGTTATCGGTGTAGTTAAAAATTTAGATAAAAAAAGAAATGTAAATATACCTTTGAGTGATGACTTAAATGCTGTTGTAGCCAGAGATGATATAGATGTTTTTGTGGAATTAATGGGTGGTATAGATGAGCCTTATAATATAATAAGTAAAATTTTAAAAAACAAAAAGCCAGTGGTTACAGCAAATAAAGCAATGCTTGCTTATCACAGATATAAGCTTCAAAATTTAGCAGGAGATACTCATTTTGGTTATGAGGCTAGTGTTGCTGGCGGGATACCTATTATAAAAGTTTTAAGAGAAGGGCTTAGTGCTAATCATATACAAAAAATTGTAGGCATAATGAATGGAACTAGTAATTATATACTTACAAATATGATGCAAAAGAGCGTGCATTTTGATCAAATTCTTAAAAAAGCACAAGAATTAGGATACGCAGAAGCAGATCCAACTTTTGATATAGGTGGGTTTGACGCAGCTCACAAGCTTTTGATACTAGCAAGCATTGCTTATGGAGTTCATGGTGATCCAGAAGATATTTTGATAGAGGGTATAGAAAATATAACTCTTGATGATATTTATTTTGCAAATGAGTTTGAGTTTGTAATAAAGTTGATCTGTGTTGCAAAAAGAAATGGCTACAATGTTGAGCTTAGAGTTCACCCAGCTTTAATTGATAAAAACAATATGATTGCTAAAGTTGATGGCGTTATGAATGGTGTTAGTGTTTTTGGAGATGTTGTTGGAGAGACTATGTATTATGGTCCAGGAGCTGGTGGAAAGGCAACTGCAAGTGCAGTTATAAGTGATCTTATAGATATAGCTACAAATAGCTCAAGACCTATGCTTGGGTATAAAAAATCTCTAGAGGGTGTAAATTTAAAACTTATAGATAGTAATGATATAAGAACGAAATATTATTTTAGATTAAAAGTTGAGGATAATATCGGTGTTTTAGCAAAAATAACAAACATTATGAGCCAAAACAATCTCTCAATAGATACATTTTTACAAAAGCCAAAAAAAGAAGATGAAGATGTGGCAACGCTATTTTTTATAACTCATACTAGTTTGGAAAGAGATGTTAAAAAAGTTTTTTCAATTTTAGAAAAAGAAAACTATATAAAAGCCAAACCATTTATGATTAGGATAGAAAGTTAG
- the fabD gene encoding ACP S-malonyltransferase, translating to MEKIGFIFPGQGSQKPGMGFDIYEEFSAARELLDTSSDLCKIDFKKLLFSENENLNISEFTQPAIVLNSFMILLALQERLNLKQSLSLGHSLGEFAALGANDAIELRDVVRLVNLRGKFMQEACFGKNASMMVVLGLDDEKVEQICDNARSKGAQIWAANYNCDGQIVIAGLKKDLANAEAIFKEAGAKRVMLLNMSVASHCPILNLACDKLVNEIEPIIKDSFLKVISNVSSKPYDTKNEALVLLKEQLVKPVLYKQSIKNIENEVDFFVEIGSSILKGMNKKITQKQTYAIFDIKSLDEFCKTMEER from the coding sequence ATGGAAAAAATAGGATTTATTTTCCCAGGACAAGGCTCTCAAAAACCAGGAATGGGCTTTGATATATATGAAGAATTTAGTGCAGCAAGAGAACTTTTAGACACTAGTAGTGATTTATGTAAGATAGATTTTAAAAAATTGCTTTTTAGTGAAAATGAAAATTTAAATATAAGCGAATTTACACAACCTGCTATTGTACTCAATTCATTTATGATACTACTTGCTTTGCAAGAGCGACTAAATTTAAAACAAAGTCTTAGCTTGGGGCATTCTTTAGGAGAATTTGCTGCTCTTGGTGCAAATGACGCAATAGAACTAAGAGATGTTGTAAGGTTAGTAAATTTGCGTGGCAAATTTATGCAAGAAGCTTGTTTTGGTAAAAATGCCTCAATGATGGTTGTTTTAGGTTTAGATGATGAAAAGGTAGAGCAAATTTGCGATAATGCTAGGTCTAAAGGTGCCCAAATTTGGGCAGCTAATTATAATTGTGATGGGCAAATAGTAATAGCTGGATTAAAAAAAGACCTTGCAAATGCTGAGGCTATTTTTAAGGAAGCTGGAGCAAAAAGGGTAATGCTTTTAAATATGAGTGTTGCTAGTCATTGTCCAATTTTAAATTTAGCTTGTGATAAATTAGTAAATGAGATAGAACCAATCATAAAAGATAGTTTTTTAAAAGTTATTTCAAATGTCAGCTCTAAGCCTTATGATACAAAAAATGAAGCCCTTGTTTTGCTAAAAGAGCAATTAGTAAAACCTGTTTTATACAAACAAAGTATAAAAAATATAGAAAACGAAGTAGATTTTTTTGTAGAAATTGGATCTAGTATTTTAAAAGGAATGAATAAAAAAATCACACAAAAACAAACTTATGCTATTTTTGATATAAAATCGCTTGATGAGTTTTGTAAAACAATGGAGGAGAGATAA
- the rlmB gene encoding 23S rRNA (guanosine(2251)-2'-O)-methyltransferase RlmB, which translates to MIIYGKQLFLHILSNKKDIIKCVYLAKECDKAIFNQIIKANLEVKRADFKKAQALARGGNHQGFLAEVEDFVFCDISEVKKFDKIVILYGLSDVGNIGAIIRTAYALGMQAVVIVSKSVAMEGVIRTSSGAAYEIPICICKDGLSFINELKQSGFSVYSTASGGEDVKNIKFETKTALIMGSEGEGIPKKVISKSDKCIGICMKNSFDSLNVSAAFAIICYRIMNE; encoded by the coding sequence ATGATTATTTATGGAAAACAGCTTTTTTTACATATTTTAAGCAATAAAAAAGATATAATAAAATGTGTTTATTTGGCAAAAGAGTGCGATAAAGCTATCTTTAATCAAATAATTAAAGCAAATTTAGAAGTAAAAAGAGCAGATTTTAAAAAAGCTCAAGCATTAGCTAGAGGCGGGAATCATCAAGGCTTTTTGGCTGAAGTTGAGGATTTTGTTTTTTGTGATATATCAGAAGTTAAAAAATTTGATAAGATAGTGATTTTATACGGACTTAGTGATGTTGGAAATATAGGTGCTATCATAAGAACTGCTTATGCTCTTGGTATGCAAGCTGTTGTGATAGTATCAAAAAGTGTAGCCATGGAAGGCGTTATTAGGACAAGTAGTGGTGCAGCTTATGAAATACCTATTTGTATTTGTAAAGATGGACTTAGTTTTATAAACGAGTTAAAACAGAGTGGATTTAGTGTTTATTCGACTGCAAGTGGCGGAGAAGATGTTAAAAATATTAAATTTGAAACAAAAACAGCGCTGATTATGGGGAGTGAAGGTGAGGGAATTCCAAAAAAAGTTATATCAAAATCTGATAAATGCATTGGGATTTGTATGAAAAATAGTTTTGATTCTTTAAATGTAAGTGCAGCTTTTGCAATAATATGCTATAGGATTATGAATGAATAA
- a CDS encoding LL-diaminopimelate aminotransferase: MFDEIRFNRIERLPNYVFAEVNEIKMAARRNGEDIIDFSMGNPSGRTPDHIVQKLCESALKDKTHGYSVSQGIYKLRLACSNWYKRSYNVDLDPQTEIVATMGSKEGFVHLVTAIINPGDVAVVPDPAYPIHTQAFIIAGGNVAKMPLIYTDDLKLDEDKFFQDLQKTFDESIPKPKYVVVNFPHNPTTVTVEKSFYERLVAMAKKERFYVISDIAYAELAFDGYKAPSIFEVDGAKDVAVEAYTLSKTYNMAGWRVGFICGNKKLVAALKKIKSWLDYGMFTPIQVAATVALDGPQDCVEELREQYIKRRDVLLEAFDNAGWSMQKPRASMFVWAKIPKNLNLKSMEFSKELITKAGVAVSPGIGFGVAGDDYVRIALIENENRIRQAARNVKKYFKELL; this comes from the coding sequence ATGTTTGATGAAATTCGTTTTAATAGAATAGAAAGACTTCCAAACTATGTTTTTGCTGAAGTTAATGAAATCAAGATGGCTGCTCGTAGAAATGGCGAGGATATTATAGATTTTTCTATGGGAAATCCTTCTGGCAGAACACCTGATCACATTGTTCAAAAACTTTGCGAAAGTGCGTTGAAGGATAAAACTCATGGATATTCTGTTAGTCAGGGAATTTATAAGCTTAGATTGGCTTGTTCAAACTGGTATAAAAGAAGTTATAATGTTGATTTAGACCCACAAACTGAGATAGTAGCTACTATGGGAAGCAAAGAGGGCTTTGTGCATCTAGTTACTGCAATAATTAATCCAGGCGATGTTGCAGTTGTGCCAGATCCTGCTTATCCTATACACACTCAAGCATTTATAATTGCTGGTGGTAATGTTGCTAAAATGCCTCTTATTTATACGGATGATTTGAAGCTTGATGAAGATAAATTTTTTCAAGATTTGCAAAAAACTTTTGATGAAAGTATACCAAAACCAAAATATGTTGTTGTAAATTTTCCTCATAATCCAACTACTGTCACTGTTGAAAAAAGTTTCTACGAAAGACTTGTGGCTATGGCTAAAAAAGAGAGATTTTATGTAATTAGTGATATTGCATATGCTGAACTTGCATTTGATGGATATAAAGCTCCTTCTATTTTTGAGGTTGATGGTGCTAAAGATGTTGCAGTTGAGGCTTACACTCTTTCAAAAACTTATAATATGGCAGGTTGGAGAGTCGGATTTATTTGTGGAAATAAAAAATTAGTTGCTGCTCTTAAAAAAATAAAATCATGGCTAGATTATGGTATGTTTACGCCTATTCAGGTTGCTGCAACTGTGGCTCTTGATGGACCACAAGATTGTGTTGAAGAGTTAAGAGAACAATATATAAAAAGAAGAGATGTTTTACTTGAAGCGTTTGATAATGCTGGTTGGAGTATGCAAAAACCTAGAGCATCTATGTTTGTATGGGCAAAAATCCCTAAAAATCTTAATTTAAAAAGTATGGAATTTTCAAAAGAACTTATTACAAAAGCAGGAGTTGCAGTAAGTCCTGGGATTGGTTTTGGTGTAGCTGGCGATGATTATGTTAGAATTGCACTTATAGAAAATGAAAATAGAATTCGTCAAGCTGCAAGAAATGTAAAAAAATATTTTAAAGAACTTCTATGA
- the pyrE gene encoding orotate phosphoribosyltransferase, producing MDIKQIYQDCGAFLQGHFLLTSGNHSEFYLQSAKVLENPILAGKLADELFLIIKKYGIEFDSVCSPAIGGILAGYELARSGKKRFIFTERVEKVMCLRRGFEVKKGEKFIICEDIVTTGGSALESAKIIENLGGIVVGFAALANRGFCEVTNLKNKRKDSCKLPFDKPFFTLGNFEFEIYEPQNCPLCKNGSIAIKPGSRGN from the coding sequence ATGGATATAAAGCAAATTTATCAAGATTGTGGTGCATTCTTGCAAGGACATTTTTTATTAACTAGCGGAAATCACTCTGAGTTTTATCTTCAAAGTGCGAAAGTGCTTGAAAATCCTATACTTGCAGGTAAATTAGCTGATGAACTTTTTTTGATAATAAAAAAATATGGTATAGAATTTGACTCAGTTTGCTCTCCCGCAATTGGTGGTATTTTGGCAGGATATGAACTGGCAAGATCTGGTAAAAAAAGATTTATTTTCACTGAAAGAGTTGAAAAAGTTATGTGCCTAAGAAGAGGCTTTGAGGTAAAAAAAGGCGAAAAATTTATCATATGCGAAGATATCGTCACAACTGGCGGCTCAGCACTAGAAAGTGCAAAAATTATAGAAAATCTTGGTGGTATTGTTGTTGGATTCGCAGCTTTAGCAAATCGTGGATTTTGTGAAGTTACAAATTTAAAAAACAAAAGAAAAGATAGTTGTAAACTACCATTTGATAAGCCATTTTTTACTCTTGGAAATTTTGAGTTTGAAATTTATGAACCACAAAATTGCCCTTTATGCAAAAATGGTAGTATTGCTATAAAACCCGGTAGTCGCGGAAACTAA
- a CDS encoding 5'-methylthioadenosine/adenosylhomocysteine nucleosidase, translating into MKIAILGAMEEEIFPLLQTLKYDVISHGNNKFYIANYKNHELIIAYSKIGKVNSSLSATIMIEKFGAEILFFTGVAGALNENLKIGDILYATSLVQHDLDITAFGHPYGYVPGIDIFSKSDVRLNALANDVARKLGINLMSGIIASGDQFVCSKERKEWIKETFKADAVEMEGASVALVCVSLGIPFFILRAISDEASGGAEFDFDKFLVESAKNSADFILKMVDMI; encoded by the coding sequence GTGAAAATAGCCATTCTTGGAGCAATGGAGGAGGAAATTTTTCCATTATTGCAAACGCTTAAATATGATGTAATTTCTCATGGTAATAATAAATTTTATATAGCAAACTATAAAAATCACGAATTAATTATTGCTTATTCTAAAATAGGCAAAGTAAATTCATCTCTGAGTGCAACCATAATGATAGAGAAATTTGGGGCTGAAATTTTGTTTTTTACAGGTGTTGCAGGAGCTTTAAATGAAAATTTGAAAATAGGCGATATACTTTATGCTACATCACTTGTTCAGCATGATTTGGATATAACGGCTTTTGGCCATCCATATGGATATGTTCCAGGAATCGATATTTTTTCTAAAAGTGATGTTAGACTAAATGCACTAGCAAATGATGTTGCTAGGAAACTTGGGATAAATTTAATGAGTGGAATTATAGCAAGCGGGGATCAGTTTGTATGCAGTAAAGAAAGAAAAGAGTGGATAAAAGAAACATTTAAAGCCGATGCAGTAGAGATGGAGGGTGCTTCAGTTGCTCTTGTTTGTGTATCTCTTGGGATACCATTTTTTATACTTCGTGCTATAAGTGATGAAGCTAGCGGTGGAGCTGAATTTGATTTTGATAAATTTTTAGTTGAGAGTGCGAAAAATAGCGCAGATTTTATTTTAAAAATGGTTGATATGATATGA
- a CDS encoding tRNA 2-thiocytidine biosynthesis TtcA family protein, which produces MIEISKNLLRQVGRTNAKYSMFEDGDKILLGLSGGKDSLALAHIMKHFCSVSPVKWEFKAVTLSYGMGEDFSYLINHCKEHGIDHEIIDSSIFEISKDKIRKNSSFCSFFSRMRRGHLYTYALNGGYNKLAIAHHFDDATESFFMNFTYNGALRTLAPKYTAKNGLVLIRPLIEVRERQLRDNAIRNSLQVIGDEACPAMRFDVKMPHARYETKQLLSNLEKENPKFFTSLKTAFTNIHKETFFE; this is translated from the coding sequence ATGATTGAAATTTCAAAAAATCTTTTGAGGCAAGTCGGTAGAACAAATGCAAAATACAGTATGTTTGAAGACGGAGATAAAATTTTACTTGGATTAAGTGGTGGCAAAGATAGTTTAGCATTAGCTCATATAATGAAGCATTTTTGTAGTGTTAGTCCAGTAAAATGGGAATTTAAAGCCGTAACGCTAAGCTATGGAATGGGCGAGGATTTTTCATATCTTATAAATCATTGTAAAGAGCATGGTATTGATCATGAGATTATAGATAGTTCTATATTTGAAATTTCAAAAGATAAAATACGCAAAAATTCAAGCTTTTGTAGTTTTTTTTCAAGAATGAGAAGAGGACATCTTTATACTTATGCATTAAATGGCGGATACAATAAACTTGCAATTGCTCATCATTTTGATGATGCAACAGAGAGTTTTTTTATGAATTTTACATACAATGGTGCTTTAAGAACTCTTGCTCCAAAATACACAGCCAAAAATGGTTTAGTGCTCATAAGACCGCTTATAGAAGTAAGAGAGAGGCAGCTTAGAGATAATGCTATTAGAAATTCACTTCAAGTTATAGGAGACGAGGCTTGTCCTGCTATGAGATTTGATGTAAAAATGCCACACGCAAGATATGAAACAAAACAACTTCTTTCAAATTTAGAAAAAGAAAATCCAAAATTTTTTACTAGTCTAAAGACAGCTTTTACAAATATACATAAAGAAACTTTTTTTGAATAA
- the trxA gene encoding thioredoxin: MGKYIELDASNFDEVKSGVALVDFWAPWCGPCRMLAPVIEELAADFEGKAKVCKVNTDEAQDLAAQYGIRSIPTILFFKDGELKDQVIGAQSKQALSDKLNALL, encoded by the coding sequence ATGGGAAAATACATAGAATTAGATGCTTCAAATTTTGATGAAGTAAAAAGTGGTGTTGCTTTAGTTGATTTTTGGGCTCCGTGGTGCGGACCTTGCAGGATGCTTGCTCCAGTTATCGAAGAGTTGGCTGCTGATTTTGAAGGAAAAGCAAAAGTTTGTAAAGTAAATACTGATGAAGCTCAAGATTTGGCTGCTCAATATGGCATAAGATCAATTCCTACAATACTATTTTTCAAAGATGGTGAATTAAAAGATCAAGTTATAGGGGCACAATCAAAACAAGCTTTAAGCGATAAGCTAAACGCACTATTGTAA
- the frr gene encoding ribosome recycling factor — MLNEIYENQKNLSDKAIDALKKDFHTLRTGKVNISIVDGIFVDYYGNPTPLNQVATVLATDATTITITPWEKPMLKTITAAIQGANIGVNPNNDGECVKLFFPPMTKEEREKNAKQAKAMGEKAKISIRNIRKDANDDIKKLEKEKSVPEDGIKKAYDEVQKITDNYSNKIDSLVKDKESELLKV; from the coding sequence ATGTTAAATGAAATTTATGAAAATCAAAAAAATCTTAGTGATAAAGCTATAGATGCTTTAAAAAAAGATTTTCACACACTAAGAACGGGTAAAGTCAACATAAGTATAGTTGATGGAATTTTTGTTGATTACTATGGTAATCCAACACCATTAAATCAGGTAGCTACAGTTTTAGCAACAGATGCGACAACAATAACAATAACTCCATGGGAAAAACCTATGTTAAAAACTATAACAGCTGCAATACAGGGCGCAAATATAGGAGTAAATCCAAATAATGACGGAGAATGCGTAAAATTATTTTTCCCTCCTATGACAAAAGAAGAGCGTGAAAAAAACGCAAAACAAGCAAAAGCCATGGGCGAAAAAGCAAAAATTAGTATTAGAAATATAAGAAAAGACGCAAATGATGATATAAAAAAACTAGAAAAAGAAAAATCAGTTCCAGAAGATGGGATTAAAAAAGCATATGATGAAGTCCAAAAGATAACAGATAACTATTCAAATAAGATTGATTCTTTAGTTAAAGATAAAGAAAGCGAGCTTTTAAAGGTATAA
- a CDS encoding YraN family protein, which translates to MGLKEYIFGFDSEDKAVSFLKNESFDIICRNYKTKVGEIDIIAKKDDIYHFIEVKATAGNYEVLYRITKSKYNKILKAINLYIQKHNISNDFQVDVIIIQKNQLDFIQNVSV; encoded by the coding sequence TTGGGACTAAAAGAGTATATTTTTGGTTTTGATAGTGAAGATAAGGCTGTTAGTTTTTTAAAAAATGAGTCTTTTGATATAATCTGTAGAAATTATAAAACAAAAGTTGGTGAGATAGATATAATCGCTAAAAAAGATGATATTTATCATTTTATTGAGGTAAAAGCTACAGCTGGCAACTATGAAGTTTTATATCGCATTACTAAAAGTAAATACAATAAAATTTTAAAAGCTATAAATTTATATATTCAAAAACATAATATTTCTAATGATTTTCAAGTTGATGTGATAATAATACAGAAAAATCAACTAGATTTTATACAAAATGTTAGTGTTTGA
- the tpx gene encoding thiol peroxidase: MSTVKFQGSTVNLQGENISVGDMAPVVEVVGQDLKPIKIGGSSDKVQVLIAVPSLDTGVCATETRKFNQNAANQEGVKLTVISMDLPFAMGRFCSTEGIENLTVGSDFRNKDFANSYGILMKDGPLAGLCARAIFVVGKDGKIIHKELVSEVTTEPDYEAVKKSLNGSCGCGCSN, from the coding sequence ATGTCTACAGTTAAATTTCAAGGCTCAACAGTTAATTTGCAAGGTGAAAATATTAGCGTTGGCGATATGGCTCCAGTTGTTGAAGTAGTTGGTCAAGATTTAAAGCCGATAAAAATTGGCGGATCAAGCGATAAAGTACAAGTTTTGATAGCCGTTCCTTCTTTAGATACTGGTGTTTGTGCTACCGAAACAAGAAAATTTAATCAAAATGCAGCAAATCAAGAAGGTGTAAAATTAACAGTTATATCAATGGATCTTCCTTTTGCTATGGGTAGATTTTGTTCAACTGAAGGTATAGAAAATCTAACCGTTGGAAGTGATTTTAGAAATAAAGATTTTGCAAATTCATATGGCATTTTAATGAAAGATGGTCCATTAGCCGGACTTTGTGCTAGGGCAATATTTGTAGTTGGGAAAGATGGTAAAATAATTCACAAAGAGTTAGTTTCAGAAGTTACAACAGAGCCTGATTATGAAGCTGTCAAAAAATCTTTAAATGGAAGCTGCGGTTGCGGTTGCAGCAACTAA